Below is a window of Diaminobutyricibacter sp. McL0608 DNA.
GCGGTGGTCATGGTGCTGCGGTCTACTCTTTGCGCCTGTGCATTGTTTTGAGAGCGCTGTGCGAACTGTGTGGTTTTCCTTGACGTTTAACGTGAGCAAGTGTCAGCATTGTGGAAGCGCGAGACACCACTGTCAGGTGGTCAAGCTGGGCGGGATGCCTCACCAAAGCAGATGACCCACGAGGGGATCACTCATGCCCATCCCAACCTTTGCGCGCGTTGCTGCGATCGTAGCGGCGCTTCTTGCCGTACCGGTTGTCACTGCGGCGGCGCCGACGCCGTGCATCTCTGTCGGGTCTACGTGTTTCGCGACCGTGCAAGCCGCGATCGCCGGTGCACCGGCGGGAGCAGTCGTGGCGGTACCAGCCGGCACCTTCCGAGGAGGGATCCTCATTGCCAAGTCGCTCACCCTGCGCGGCGCCGGTGCATCCAAGACGACCCTCTCGGGCGGAGAGCACGTCATCACGGTCGGCACGTTGAATGCCCCGGCCGGTAGCGAACCGACCGTCACGATCAGCGGAATCACGATCACCGGGGGAGGCGCGCATGATGTGCCGGATTCGGATATTCCAGGCATCTTTGCCGCCGGGGCCGGCATCCTCTCTCTCAACGATGTCGCAGGCGGCGGATCATCCCTGACTATCACCGGCTCCGTCATCACAGGCAACGTAGCGTCGCCCGTCTCCACCACCGGGCCGACGACGCCGGAGGCCGCTCAAAATTGGCCACTGTGTCCCGACGGTTACTGCCCTGCCGCCGCTGCCGTGGGCGGGGGGATCTATGCCTTCGGATCCGTCACGATCGTGCGATCCTCCATCGTCGACAACGTCGCTGACGGAAGCCTCGCGTCTGACTCCGATGGAGCCGGCATTTGGATCTACGGTCAGCTGGCCGTCACCGATTCAGTGGTCGCACGAAACAAGGCTCACGTCGTGGCACCGAATGGCCGCTACGCCGAAGGCGGCGGCATTTTCGCCGACAGTGGCTCGACGGTGAGCATCACCCGGAGCTCGATCAACGACAACGAATCGACCCTGCAGGCCACGTGGCCTCGGGCGACCTCCGATGGCACCCTCATCGACACGCTCGCGAACAGCGGCGGCATCCATGTCGGCGACTTCGCAGCCGTCAACATCACCGGCTCTCACATCGACGGCAACCGGACGAGCTACGACAACCCGAACGGCGACTGGGGCGCCATCAATGCTGGCCTGCAGATGGGTTACCGTTCGAGGCTGACCATGACCGACTCCACCCTCAGCAACAACGCTCTGTCGGCTCGGATACTCACCGACACCTCAGGCCCGATCGGCGGCGTTATGGAGTGGGATTCGGATGCCACAATCACCCGCAGCCGTTTCATCGGCAACACCGTCACCGTCGACGCCGTCAACGGGGATGCGTCCGCCGCCGCCGCCATCAGTGGTCTCAGCCTTCTCACTGATCAAAACGATGCGAAGACCGTCGTGTCTGATTCGATCATCGCGGGCAACACAGCGACGGCTCGTACGACGACCGGCAGGGCCGATGTCCTCGGTGCGGGCCTGCTGTCACAGACCGACCTCACCCTCACGCGAGTGGCGATCACCGGAAACAAGGGGATCGCCAAGGGATCGGGCGGAACCCTCCTCGGCGGCGGCATCGCAACAGGTGCCCTGCTCCCCGGCACCCGCACCGACGTATTGAGCGCTCTGAGCCTCACCGACACCGTCGTCAGCGCAAACGCGTTACTCGGGCCGACATCCGCGGTGCGCAGCGGAGGCGGCATCTACTCCGAGGTGCCGGTCCAGCTCAAGCGCACGATAGTGGCGGGCAACATTCCCGACCAGTGCGTCGGATGCGGCGCCACGCCTCCCACACGGCCGGTGCTGCCGCACTGGCACGGCGGGGGGTTCTTCTCAGGGCGCGGTGACCACTCGTCGCTCCTGGATCGCTGGGGACTCGGTAAGCGCTGAGAAGCGCGCAACACGGCCTGACGAAAACTCGAAGGGCGAACAAACTGACGGTACCTCGTGGAGCTCTAGTTCACCGCGCCTGTCAGGGTCTGAACGAGGATGCCGATCGCGACGACTGCGACGCAGATTCCGACCACCACAGCGACGACGATCAGTCCGCGTCGCGAGCGCCTCCCGCTGACGCTCGACCCGTCGAACGACACCGACGAGATCTTGTCGAGATTCGGTGAAACGATCTGGAAATAGGGTTCCTGCGTCTCCTCAGGCAGACCGTATGGCAGCGGTTCCTCCGGGTCACGTGGTTCGGGCACGGCCTCATCTTGCCACTGACCGCGCTTGTGGGTGGCAGACTTCGCTGTATTCCGGACAACGCATCGAACGGTCGTCAGAGCTCGTCCTTGAACTTCGGCGCCCCATAGTCATGACTCGGGTTCAGTCTGAGCCATCGCATCCCGACCATGATGAATACGATCGTTGCCCATGCGAACAGCACGAACAGCGCGGCGTAGACGACAACGAGGAGGACTCCGAGCACGTTCATCCGTGTTCCTTTCGACGATTCGGAAGACCGATTGACCTTGAGGAGACGGTCGAGCCGAGCGTAACGACCTCGGGGTCAGCCCGTCAGCCCCAAACCGGGTCGCTCGCCGGTGAGGGATAGTTCTCGCCGTCCAGTCCCGGCACCACGACCGACCGGGGGTCGCCGTCCACCCGCATGAGCTGCTCGGCGATGAAGGTGGCGATCGCCTCGACGATGACCTGAGCGACCTCGGCTGGATGGGTTTGCATGGCCAGATGAGGCGAGGGAAGTTCAAGGATCGATCGAGCGTTGTGCAGATCGGCCCAGACACAGATCTACCGCAGATAGAGCGCATCCATGATCGGTTTCAGGTGGCCAAGCACGTCGGCGGGTCTCGGTGCGCCTGAAAGCCGCGGATTCAGCATCCCATCGATCTGATCCACGAAGTCGACCGACCAGCCATCCGGAAGACGCAGATACCACCGGTATCCGTGAGGAAGCGGAAGTATCCCGGCATCCTCCAGGTAGGCGTCGACTCCCGACTCGAAGATCTGCAGGTCATCAGCGTTGAAGGGCGTGATCGACAGGCTCTGCCTGTCAGCCGATTCGCGACTTACTCGCACCACTCGATCGCCGTCGTCACGAGGAGCGCGGGCCCGATTGTCCGGACCCGCGTACCACAGCTTGAGCGCATCCCACCCGGTTTCGTCGACCGCAACCCATCCCGGCTCGGGAACAATGAATTCGCGCGAATCCCAGTCGTCTCCCATGCGCGAGTCGATTCCTTTCAACGATGAGGCAGCCGGTTTGACCTTGCGAAGAAGGTTGGCCCGAGCGTACCGGCCCAGGGGACGGCGCGTCAGCCCCGAACTGGGCTGGTTGCCGACGAGCCGTTTGGTCCGGTTTCACGGGTGCGTCATGGACAATGAGAGCGTGAAATTCAAGGAGAGGTTCAGGCCGACCACGCCATTGTGGCTGCGGCTTGCCTTCCTCGCCGGCACCACGATCGTCATCGTGGGTGTGATCGTCGCCGTCTCGGAC
It encodes the following:
- a CDS encoding DUF5956 family protein → MGDDWDSREFIVPEPGWVAVDETGWDALKLWYAGPDNRARAPRDDGDRVVRVSRESADRQSLSITPFNADDLQIFESGVDAYLEDAGILPLPHGYRWYLRLPDGWSVDFVDQIDGMLNPRLSGAPRPADVLGHLKPIMDALYLR